The DNA window CGGCAGAGGGCGTCTTCGGTCTCCCCAGAGATAGTGTGTTCCATCCTGCAGGCCTCGTCATGGACCTTCTCCCGGTTGATATGGAGAATATCAGTCAGGAACACCTCGAGGAGCCGGTGGCGACGTTTGATGGTCGTTGCAATCGTTCTTCCATCCCCGGTCAGGGTTGCTCCCCGGTAGGGTTCGTACCTGACAAGCCCTCGCTCTGAAAGATTCTTCAGTGCCTCGGTCACACTTGCCGGCGCTACATTCAGACAGTGAGCGATCGCCGTCGTCTTCGCTGACCCGTCCCTGTTCTCAAGGTCATAGATAGTTTCGAGGTATTCCTCGATCTGTTCCTGTGCCATCGTACCAGTTATTTAGGTCACCCTAAATATATATTTATTTAGGTCGTACTAAAGGGACTCCCCCCATCAAGTGTGAGTTAGTGTGAGTTCTGAACCGTGCACCCCTACCAATCCGATATATTTTTACCTATCCCGGGATAGTAGGGGAATTAGACCCATCCAATTGGGAGAAAATGATCAATCTGTCCTGTTAGGGAGGGAACGGTTATGTCAAATGAGATTCTGGCGGATGCTGAACTGGATTGTGTTGGCTTCTTCTGCCCGATGCCGATTTCGATGACCAAAGAGGAGATCGATAAGATTGGGGTCGGCCAGGTGCTGAAGATGGAGGCCGATGATCCGGCAGCGGAGGAGGATATTCTCCGCTGGGCGAAGAGAACCGGACATGAAGTGGTCAAATTCGAAAAGATCGGAGGGGTGATGACCTTTTACATCAGGAGGGGGAAATGACATCTAAAATTCTGTATGTGCAGACCAGCG is part of the Methanosphaerula palustris E1-9c genome and encodes:
- a CDS encoding sulfurtransferase TusA family protein produces the protein MSNEILADAELDCVGFFCPMPISMTKEEIDKIGVGQVLKMEADDPAAEEDILRWAKRTGHEVVKFEKIGGVMTFYIRRGK